The Arachis ipaensis cultivar K30076 chromosome B07, Araip1.1, whole genome shotgun sequence genomic interval ATCAGTCGAACCGACGGTTAACCGATGAACCGGTAGAACCGTCTGATTTTTTAGAGGGTTTCCGGTTCGGAAAATACCCTTTAAAACGTCCCCGTTTtgtgtaaaaaattaaaaaaaaaaaagaagaaaggcaAGTGCTGAAGCTGAACCCTAAATCACCAAACACCAATTGAAGCCACTCATCTCTCCCGCAGCCTCCGCGTCCAGCACCAACAATCCTCTCCTCTCTTCGAATTCCAACAACAGCCACCACCCACCACCTACCATTCCACTTCAGAGCTCGAACTCATTGCCAAACCCTTCTCTCCTTTCTCTATCTGTCGCCCTCTCTGTTCAAGCTTGCTTTGTCACTGTGGGTCGCGCCGCTTCGCTGCTCCTCATCGTGGGTCATTGCCGCTTCGCTGCTCCTCGCCGTGGGTCGTCGCCGCTTCTCTGCTTCAACCATCGCAGGTCTCAGATCTCAAGTTTCAAGTGTCTTCTTCTCTGCTTCAAGCCTTCAACCCTCTCAGGTCTCAAGTCTCAGTCTCTAACACTCCCTGATTCTATTTCCCTGACTCTATCCCTCTGAAATTTCAAATTTATTCTGAACATGCATATGATGTATTATTGATGATTATGCTGAATTTTGAGATattaatattttgaatttttatttcaattcattCTGTTCATATTGAATTAATTCTACTGAAGATTGAGTTATAAATtcaattgtttaatttattaatttgacTGAGATTGATGTTTTGATCCAACCTGTTGTATTTATTTTGGTGAATTATTGTTTTGCTGCTGTTGATTCAATATAAAAACATTGTCACAATTCTGGATTGAATTTACTATATGGCTTCATATGATTTGGTTGAATTATGCTTATGGTTCTGGATACATGTTTTGGATGTTTTGGTGAGTGACTTGATTGAATTGACTTAGAAGAAATTCACATATTGGGGAGTTGgagtttttttaataattttataaattcttGGTGATATTGAAATTGCAGTACTATGACATTAGAAAGAAATGCGAGGGAAATCTGTGTTATGACTTCTCCAATGTAGAGACATTCTTAAACGAGAAGACAGTTAGGGATGATTTAGGTGTTGGGAACTTGGACTTTGTTTCGTGTAGTAGCACAGTCTATGATGCTATGATGCAGGACTGGATGAGAAACCTCGAAGTTGGAATCCCGGCTCTTCTTGAGGATGAAATCCATGGTTCTTGTATATGCTGGAGAAGAAGATCTCATATGCAATTGGCTTGGTAAGCTTTTTGTAGCCAACTCAATTAATTTGAAGCTAAAGTTGGTTGTGTCGGAAGGACAAAAAAAAGTTTGTAGATTCTTTGTTAACTGATAATCTGTTTCTAAATATATGTGGATTGGTTTGTATAGTTTTGATCCTCTTTGTTTTTATGTATATCCATACAATGAAAAGAACATTGAGACATCTAAATGGCATGTTGAATAGTTGAGCTACGTGAGTTGCCCAAAGTTTCTTGAGTTTTGTTTTGGAGATGAATTGTTCACTTTGTATTCCATTTTGTACATTGAAGAAAAAAAAGACTTGACAGTTACTCTTTCATGCACTATTATTTATTTCTACTTTTAAGCATCAATCTAGGAGTGGAAAATGGTTATCTTGGCTTTCTATTAGTTTTCTCTTCCAACTTGTTTATTTTCTGTCACCATATCAACGGTGAAGATGCTAATATTTGTAATCTGGGGGCAGGGTACATCATCAACTGTTAACTATGACAAAATCTTGGCTAATGCGGTTACCAAGACCAACATACTTCTTGTTGAAGGGTATCTATTTGAACTACCCGATACTATTAGAGCAATAACAGAAGCATGTCAGAAAGCTCGCAGTAATGGTGCCTTAGTTGCGATAACAACCTCAGATGTCTCCTGCATTGAGAGACACTATGATGATTTCTGGTAAGATTATTATTACTTGACATTATTCTCCATAGATTTATGCAGACCCAGAGTTCATTCCTTTCCATGCTGCAATTTCTTCTTTCATCAAGGAAATTATTGGGAATCATGCGGATTTAATCTTCGCAAACAGTGATGAGGCCAGAGCGCTCTGCAATTTTGACGCAAAGGAAAGCTCTGCTTTGGTTACAAGGTATCTAAGCCATTTTGTTTCGCTAGTATCAGTAACTAACGGTCATAGAGGCTCCTACATCAGTCTAAAGGGTGAAGCCGTATACATTCTCCCATTTCCATGTGTTCCGGTAGATACTTGTGGTGCCCGAGATGCATATGCATGCGGCATACTTTATGGTGTTCTAAGAGGCATATCTGATTTGAAAAGCATAGGTTCAATAGCAGTTAAGGTTACAGCCACTGTTGTAGGTCAACAAGGAACAAGGCTTAGAGTCTCAGATGCAGTGAAATTGGCTGAATCTTTCACATTTCATAGATCTACTATTGGATCAGATATTGGCACTGATCACATTTCTAGTGTCTAATCAGATTGCACTTTGCATTTGattatgaagaagaagaagaaaaaaaatattctttGATTTAGATATATGTAATTTCCTTTTGTTTAGCATATTTCAAAGTTATGTACATACTCTAGTTGTAAAAATAGGCATGCTTTCAATGGAATTACTTAGGCTTCAATTAAGTCTTCCATTCTCAGCATAGTCATTTCTGGTTCATGTAAATATGTTTTTCTTTACTCTCGTAATATGGAATTtggaaaattacaaaaagaagatTCAATCTATATGGCATCCAATGTAAGAACTATATATTTTATGATTCTGGCTCAAAATGAGATCAGAATATTTTAACAGTTATGAATTACATTAAAGGCCTTTGATGAATATTCACTCAGCTCTTTGCAAAATCAATTGATATAAATCAACTATCCTAAAGCCAGAGCAATTTTTGATATGCTCTTGATCTGACATAATCaaacataataaaaatacaaCTAACATCACTGTTGAATCTTGTTAACATAGTACAGAGTGCTGTGTTTGTGAATTTCTACCGAACAACTGAATCTGGAGGAGCTTCTTCGGGAATATGAGAtttcaataaaataaattaaaatagaagaccATTTTTTACCAACATTAACAGCTAGAACACAGTGTAAAAACAATTTCATTAAGATGAGGAGAAGGAAAATACAAATTGGGGATAAGCATTCCCCTATACAAAAGTAAAACCAAAAAACAAAAGATTTATCTATAACAAATCCACTTTTTTTTTGGGGAACAGAGATTTTATTAGAACAAAAAAGAATTTACAAAAGTGGATACGCCATCTCAATGTATATCAAGGTATAGCAACCTTAAAAGATATGTGACAACAACACAGATACAAGTTCAAATGATATCCatgtttccattttttttttgtgtaatcAACTAAGAAACTGAGAAGGTCCCTTCTCCAACCCTGCCACAAAAAGTATAAAGATGAATAACCCGCAACACTAAGAAACCTCTATCCTATTCGAACATAACATGCAACAGTTATAAAAAATATAGTACTAAATTAATTCATATACTGAAGCAATGTAATCTTGACAAAATGATACCGAAAGGATCTGGTAATAAACATACAAGATTAAGAGGAACCACTGGATATTCATATCAAAagctatctatctatctatctatccatctatctatctatcttatAACAAAATTTTCAGCCAAATTTTAACAAAGTTTCAGCACATTCTTAACAAAGAGTAACAAATTTTTCTAAATCTTTCTGATGTTAAGCATAttagaaaaagaaacccaacttTCAGGAGACagtaacaaaatcataaaatttgaACAAGATCAAATACAGACCAAAAACAGAACAACACTCACAGAGCCAAAAATCAAGAACAATCAGCACAACATACTAAACAGAGCcagaaatcaacaataatcagCAACTAAAGTTAGAATACAGCAACATATAAtcaccctaaatcctaaaatcaataaatctatcaacaaaaattcaaaaacagcacATTCAGAAGTTAAAAAACATTAAAACAGCAGCAGCAACATAACAAGTGGCATGacattcaaaaatcaaaagcATATGAGCATAGCAAGTAGTTAAGTTTCAGTGGTGATATCACTCAGATGCAtgtcaataaaaaataaagaacacataAAAAAGCAACACAACAACACACAAAACAGCACCACAGTAGAAGATCATTCAAAAAAATATCACAACACACAAAAATAGCAACACAGCAGAACTAGAGCTCATTAGTaatcaaataatcattcaataaaaattaaaatgcaaaacATTCAAATATTCAGTAATCAAATAATCATTGAAAATGGCATAAATAAAAAGCGAAGAAGAAGTTAGCAGTGAACTGACCGTCGAAGTCTAAGGTTTTTTTCTTGGTTGAGCTTCTGCTCTCTGAACTCGAAGAAAGGAAACTGGAATGGAGATGGATTTTTCTTCTGAGCAGTCTGAGAAGAGGGGGGCAGAATCGTGACGGAGACAGAGGCCAGGCGACGAACACAACTCAGAAGACGGTGCTGGGTTGGAAAAATCTGCGACGACCAGACGAAGACGATAGTGACTAAGCGCCCGACGGACGGCGGCAGGAGCGCGATGGAGCAGATGAATACCAGGAACTGACGCGCCGAGGTCGAGGAAGAAGAAGCTGCGATTCTTGAAGGAGGAAGAAGCACGTACGACCAGACGACGATGGTAGTGCCTAAGAGCGACGGACGGCGGGAGTCCTTGCTACGGTGGTGGAGAAGCTAGGGTTTCTGTTTCAACTTCCTTTTTTGATTTGGGAAGAAGGTGTTAAGATAGGGGTATTCAAAgagtatttttgtctaatcaaataaaggaAGGATGTTTAAGTCtttctataaaaataaataaataaatattttttatttttatttaattaaaagggtgTTTTAGTAAATGTGGTGATAtactatatatttttaaaaaaaaaaaatgctgacgtgaaaaataaattccacatgtcttattgttatttgttcatattttaaacgtatcggtacgtaTTAATTTATCATCCTACCGTAGCAAACACCTTCTCATATTAAAGTCAGTAATGTTTTTAGAAGATATGGATTAAGTGTCTTTATTTGCTGAGTCTCTTTCCTTTTTATCTCGGCCTCTTCGGATAGTATTATTTTCTAGTATTTAGTGCTTTTTAATTACGTCTGTAACGTTTGGATTCAACAGTTTTAGGATTTGCTACGTTACCGTTCTGGCGCGTCTAATGGGTTATCATAATGTCGGATTTTCATTTATTTGTGATTCTATTGCGTTACTATTTGTTTAGAATAGTGTTCCCAATTCAAATTTTTGGATCCTGGCTTTTTGTCAGTATTGGAGTTTATGAATTTGGTTTGTGAATTTGGTTTGTTCTTCAATTTAGgactctaatattttttttggatgcaagatgaaaaaggagaaaaaaaaatagataaaaaaaatgagaaaaaaattagaaaaaaagttaattttttgttgttgtttggatgaaaaaaataaaaaaatataaaatttttttatttgaatgaaagaaaaaataaaaagagaaaaaattatattcaagtgaaattatattaatatcttttataaattataatatactaATATTATAAGGATAAATTTGTGAATTGTCAGCCCACTTTTAAATTCTCTCTCTGGTAATAAGTGCAACTTTAACTTAAGTTTAAATGCAACATTATCTTAAAGTAAATAGCTTTTATTCTATTTTACCTTTCACTTTTCACTCCATCTTACTCATCAAATATGAACaatcattcttctttctttttgcacATCTTTCCTGTTTTTGCTTTTCTGTGGGTAGATTTGTTTTGTTCTCTTCTACTCTTTGCGACACTTACTTGTTGTGTAACATCCATGTATTTTTTAAAATCCTATTATAAATAaaattgtgatttattttattaatttagtttgtttattattagaaactatttgtgtaaatttttataattaattattttatataatttgaaaattaaaattttggtgatggaaaaataatgaaaagtcatattatttaaattgaataattaatattttgaatttaaactGTATTTTATAGAATGTGATTAATAcgttcattttataatttaaattaaaaataattatttgaactccttgataaattaataaataaaattttatgtgTTTTGAAAGTAATTTTTACAGTATTATATTTAaatcataaattattattttatttcgaaTATTTTGTAAAATTTCTGAGTTACTCGAATATATTTTACTTGAACCCTAGTCCTATGTTTCTTATTTTATACGTACCATTATTATCTAATACGTATACTCCGTGACCAATCATTCACACACGCATACACTCACCTCTTACTTATCTACACACGCATAAACACCCCCAACATGTTATTCTTTCTTCTTCAATACGCTCACCACATATCCTCTAAAATAAAACAGAAGTGAAAAGTTTGGGCAAGGAAAAACGGAGAGTAGAAGAAGGATCGAAAGAGGAGAAGAGGATGTGGGGGAGAAGGAAGGTGCACCGATGGAGCCATGATTGCTGTATGCCGCCGCCGAAGCTTCCCTTACCGCCGTCAATACCGATTAGGACAGAGAAAAAGAGGAAGAACGACAAAGAGAAGAGATGGATGGGAAGGAGATCAGTGTTGCTGCTATTACTAAGGGTAGCCGCCAGAGCCCCTATCGTTACCGCTGCACGTGAGAGGAGAAGATGATCTCACCGATTCTGATTCTGCCCAAGTCTCTCATCGTCGCTAGAATCACGAATCAGGGAGGAGAGGGAGTATGCTTCCATCACCATCCCAGGTGCTAGAGAGGACTGCTGCCGTTGAAGGAACCACTACCACTGGAGCCTGATGGAGGGAAATCGTCAGTTCAGAATTTTCACGAAATAATCACGTTGCAATTATAGTTCCAAACTAATagataactctcaatcaaagtttaatttgtttgtcacttaagtcaaaccaataaaaatatcgAGAGTATTATATCTCGAGTCgatctccctaggaattgcaatcaagtgctcaattattggctattagAAAAATCGGGGGTGAGATAgcaataaaaaaaatgtaaatgacaagaaaataaagaagcaaaCAATCACTAAATAtcaaaagaaattaaactaaaacaatTAAAGAGATCAACTAAGAAAGGTCTTAgtaagggttgatggttaaggatcattatccttgttactaaccacaatatgataattataAATAGCAATCCCACTTTGTCATCCTCAATAttggaggaaagtcaaatgggcttaattaatcctaatccataacTCCTAattaacttactaattgaattaataaaagattagcatcaatggaaacaagagtgaTTAAGATCTCCAAATTATCAATTAatttggacattagtaactcaaggtcacctaagCTATCAACTCAAACCAAGAATACAAAATTCTACTCTAGAATTGAAagaggcattttatcaaacacatggtaggcataaaaaaaaagcatcataaattgcaaggatTAGTAAAATCTATAGCTACCAAAGACAAGAAATtgataacaacaactcaattaagcatcaagaaaacataaaacatcaaattgtattaaaagaaattgaaattaacaagagagttcataaactaaaattaacaaaatagagaaattaacaagagaaactagatAAATCAAGATACTAgaattagaaaaaataatttaaaacaagattaaaacctaaatctaaggagAAAATTAAGCTAAAACCctaaaattctagagagaagttggagcttctctctctagaatcacctaaaatatgataaaaaaaaaaaaaccctaagctatctctacttggttcattcccccttcaatttctggttcaatagcatcagaaatgagttggattggacccgAAATGCTCCAGAAATCGCCTCTCACGTGTTTCTTTAATGAAGCACGTTATTTGTATCTCGCGTATATGAGCATTTGGCTGCATACACGGATGTCTTAACACACGTCCACTATAGACAattacatatcattttgaagtcccggatgttagctttctaatgccactaaaACCACCTTATTTGGAGCTCTATAGCTCAGGTTATGATCACTTGAGTACAAAGAGGTCAAGATTAACagctttgaaaatttttcaatttttcatgaattctccacttttgcatgctctttctcCACTTTTTCAAGTCatccttgcctcctaaaccttaaatcacttatacatacacatcaaggtatcgaataaaATAGAAGtgaaattaaaattagcaattttaagcatAAAAAGCATGGTTTTCATCactaagcacaattaggagaaatttacaaaactatgctatttcaatgaataaatgcaaGAGAAGTCAATAAAATTCACCCAATTAAAGCAAATCAGTACCATATAATACGGATTTATCacatctccacacttaaacaatagcatgtgtaacatcctaactatcaaaatgtcacactTCCAGCTGCGCCACTCTaatagctcgggtattacgacgactcttgtaatatttaatactaaaatatgagcctgtttaaaactttaaccAAATCTTTAATAAATATACATTCATACTTACAAAATAAATTACAATACTCACAggaatttcatatatatatacatacatacatacatacatacatacaaacaTATTAATTTACAAGCATCTCAAatcaaaatcctatccctcttacaagacTTGCGAAGttaaaggcgagggaaacataAACACTTAAACAATACAAAAATATCGTCTAACAGAAAAGAATTAAGCTCTTCTGAACTTTGTCGTCTGTAACCTGAAAAGAaaagacctgtaggggagtgagaacatcatcctcgaaagggttctcactatagggttgcagaattactataaCAGGATACGCGAAATAAAATCATTATAGTGATTAATAACCACCTTAtgtatcttttcaaaaacaaaggtCTACTATAAAAAGtatctgaaatcttttctgaaagagggaaCTGTTcattttttataaattcaaaagCCCTTTCAAAATGTTCATCTGTGCTGAACCaaattagtttttcatacttttccaaaccagaaacatcaACCAGGCATGGCCTTCGACCCACCTCATGATCAATCACGGCTCTAGGCCCAAACAACccaaacaacaaccaatcaccactgtccaacagagtcccagtcgcaaacacaaataggaaagttcaagcacaaataAACAATTACTACAAGTAGAACATTTAGCAGTTAATTacaagtaatcacaaaggcaaaacaagtacaatatgcacacccaaacaatgtcacatagatgcatatgatgcatgcctgtcctagtgg includes:
- the LOC110265109 gene encoding uncharacterized protein LOC110265109, whose amino-acid sequence is MVEAEKRRRPTARSSEAAMTHDEEQRSGATHGDKAKYLEDMLKYDSLYKYNTPFRPRILDFAFVDMLETGEQAPGSVWVATWMTNYRKTYSYTINVNHGTRMRLALDLILRPHNLMLCNLALSLWVAPLRCSSSWVIAASLLLAVGRRRFSASTIAGLRSQVSSVFFSASSLQPSQYYDIRKKCEGNLCYDFSNVETFLNEKTVRDDLGVGNLDFVSCSSTVYDAMMQDWMRNLEVGIPALLEDEIHGSCICWRRRSHMQLAW
- the LOC107608056 gene encoding uncharacterized protein LOC107608056 — encoded protein: MLIFVIWGQGTSSTVNYDKILANAVTKTNILLVEGYLFELPDTIRAITEACQKARSNGALVAITTSDVSCIERHYDDFWEIIGNHADLIFANSDEARALCNFDAKESSALVTRYLSHFVSLVSVTNGHRGSYISLKGEAVYILPFPCVPVDTCGARDAYACGILYGVLRGISDLKSIGSIAVKVTATVVGQQGTRLRVSDAVKLAESFTFHRSTIGSDIGTDHISSV